The genomic window TGTTCGGAGACGTGGCCACCGCAGTAGCGGCACTCGGGGCGGTGGGTGGTGAGGCGATTCATTGGACCGCCTCCGTGTTCAGTGCGTCAGGGCTGGCGTGGCGAAGCTGGATGTAGAGGCTGTCGTACGTGTGGGGGTCGGGTGTGCACCACTGACAGATGGGGCCGTCGTACGCAGTGAGATCGACGGGTGTCCAATCGGTGTTGGTGTGCTGGAGCTCGGCGCGGCAGATCGGCGTGTCCGGGGCGTTCGGGTCGGGGTGGTGGGCTCGGGCGGCGCGGCGCGCGCCGATGAGGTAGTGTGCAGGCGAGTCGTCGTCGTGTCCGGCACGTTGAAGCCGGGTGGGGCGTGTTGTGCTCATGTCGCTGAAGGGAGCCGAGTTTACGGCTCCTGTCAGGTTGCGACCCCACGCGGCGGTTCGGTGGACCTAGCACCGGATCGCCACAAACTGTGGGCGATGTGTAACCCGCGGAGCGTCGCATGTGGATTTCAAGATAGCCTCTACTTATAGTTGTTCCGGCACTATTCTAGTTCCGGAACAGGGCTACAAATTCACCCTTCTTTTTGCAAACGTGTGAGGAATCAGTAGCAAATGCCGGGTCCGAAGCCTGACGTTCCCGATCAAGAAGTGCTTCGAATGATAGCTTCGGCCCCAGACCCTGTAGTTACGTCGAGTGAACTTGCGGAGGCTCTGGATATGTCCCAGCAGGGAGCCTACAACCGGCTTTCCTCGCTGGAAGAGAATGGATTCGTACGAAGCAGAAAGGTCGGTGCGAGCGCCCGAGTATGGTGGATCACTGATACGGGTCGAAGTGAATTGCCTCCTCTCGGAAACTAATCGTCTACAAACCACCAAACGACTGCGTTGGCACCTACTTTCCGTTTCTTCACTACGCCTTGCTGGTATAGGCGGTTCAGTCGCTTGTAGCTCGCTTGCTGAGAGATCTCGAATTCGTCCATGAGATCTGAGGTAGTCATCACTGGACAGTCGAGTCTCCGAAACAATTCTTCTACGCTGGTATTGTCCGAACTAGTTGTTTCTACGGTACTCATACATGCTCAATTGGTTGTTCCGGGACAAAGAACTTATGGGTGTCCCGAAACAACTTCGCAACGAGAACTTCCATCCCAGATTGGTGCCTTGACGGCGTAGGTACCCGCGTGCTGCAACACGCGGGCGATGGTTGTTCTCAGGAGAGAACTAACCGATGTCAGATACGACTTTCAGCGGTGAAAACGGTATCGACGACAACCACATCCCAACGCCAGCGAGGTGGTCAGCGTGAGTGCTCGCGTCTACGGCGTCACCTGCTCGGGCTGCGGCTCCTCGATGCTCCGCGGGGAGGGCGATGCCCGGATCTGCTCGCGGTGCGAGACCGAGCACGCAGTTCTTGCAGACCGATGAGTACCTGCCGCGTTGAGCAGCGCCGGCAGGCCGATCGACTCGCCGACACGCTCGCGTTGAATCAGTCGGTCGTCGCCGTCGACGTGTTCGCTCCTGGTGTCGGCGCTCGCGAAGTCTGGGTCGTTGAGGCGACGTTAGATTGCGCATCGATCCCGACCGAGGTGCTGCGGACGTTGGCAGCTGGCGACGCGATCGTGGTGGATACGAGTCCGCAAGGGCCGGCGAACATGATCGTGACTGCGACGATCTGAGTCGGTCGCGCTTTTTTGAGTGGGGAGTTCGGTACCGGTGGTGGCACACCTGGTGGTGGGAGTGTAACCAGGATGTATCCGGTGCGGAGAGTTCCGGACAATTCCGGAAGGTGGGAGGCACCTGTTAGCGTGCCTCAGTTGGCTGCCTGGTTCCAGATTCGGACAAACGTCTTCTGGAATGGTTTTATATTCTAAAGAATCTCCGGATAGGTTGGAACGCACATTCCAATTTCACCCTGACCAGAACAATTCAATCAGACCGATTGCTACTGTCGCAGCCGTCAACAGCAATATTACGATATCTTCATAGACGTCGTTGCTCGTTTCGGTCACCGGGACGCTGAGCCGGAGCGTCGACAGCTCGCTCGCCGGCGTCGGATCGATGCCGGTCTCCAGACAATACCGGAACTCTCGCCAGAAGTCGAAGTTGAAACAGGCGAGATCCCCGACTGGATAGTCCGACAGCTGGCGCGCTTGCCGGGCAAGTGGGGTGACGCGGCCGATGTGGGCGACGTCGACCGCGAGAACAGCCTCCTCGTCCCGTCGAAAGTGGGGCGTTGCGTAACCATCTCGGTCGCGACGGCGTCGTTGGCGGTTGCCTCCCACTCCAGGACACGACCGTCGTCTATAAAGTCGATGCTGAACGGCATTTTATACGGGACTAGGCTGTCTGTTAGATATCCAGTGGCGTGTCGCTTCCGAATTTCAGGGAAGCGTCCATCTATCGCGACTCACAGATATATGAGTAACACAAAGATATATTGATTGTTGGTCCGTACGTACCAGTATGAGCGAGTTTGATCCAACTCCTGACTCAGCGCGTGAGCAGCCACGATGGCAGGAGGGAACGGACACATTTGGTCGCGTCTACGACGTGGTGCTCGGGCTCAGCTCACCGACAGCATACACAGAGGTCGCTGAGCTCGCAGATTGCTCTCCGAACGCGGCGAAAAAGCACCTTGATCGCCTCACGGAGATGGGCATTGCTCGCGCCGATCACGAGGGTCGCCCAGCAACATACGAACGAAACGACGGCTATCTCGAATGGCAAGAGGCGAGTCAGATCGCCGCTGACCTCTCTATCGAGGAGATCATCGACCGCGTCGAAGCGCTCGAAGAGCGACGCGCGGACTACGAGTCACAGTTTGGGACCACCGATCCGGCTACCGTTTCTGTGTTCGATGATGGGGATCACGAAACAATCCACGACCGAATGGACGCAGTGAGTGAGTGGCAGGGAGTGATTCGAGATCTCCGACTGTACGAGCTTGCCCGTCAACTCTCACAGAACGATGGCCACCTGATCCCTGCGTAAGATGAGTCCGCCTCCCGAGAATTCGGCGGCTGGCTCGACTGGCCCGCCTGATCGACAGACCCTCCGCCTTCTTGAGCGACAGTTGATGTCGGATCCTCTCGTTGCTGAGACACGGTTCGAACCAGACTCGCACGAACCACGGTTGCTGCGGGCACTGCTCGACGCTGGACGGTACCCTGATGTGGTGGCCGCTGCCCGTGTTGATGTCCGGTGGTTCACGACTGGTGATTTCTCAATCCATTATTTCGAAAACCGAAACGACGACAGTCTCTGGGAATGTCGCTGGGATCGACATCCAAACGCACACAACGACCGTCTCCACTTTCACGAACCACCTACGGGGGCTGAAATCTCAGATCTTGACCTCCATTCGCTCCACCCACTCGATGTCTATTCGACAGCGTTCGAGGCGATTGAGCAGCGCATTGAGTCGCTATGGTGAGCTCCACTAACAGCAAACGGATTACCCAACGCCCTACGCGATGTATCCTGATGTTGGGTAATGCACGGTAGTTATTTGAGTGGACAGCTCTCTAGCGATCCCCGGCACGGATTCTAGAAGGCATCAGCGTTACTCACGCGATCTACTCTCCGTAGTGGACTCACTCACTGAGTCCGAATTTCCCTGCTCGATCGTCTGTTCCAGTTCCTGGAGGCGTTCCTCGTGGTCGTCGAGGCGGACCTCCTGTTCGAGATCGATGCTGAGTAGCGCCGGCAGCAGCGGGTTCTGGTGGTTCAACAGCCCGCTTGCGTCGGCGTGCTCGCGGGCGTACTCGAACAACCGGTCGAACAGCGGCTGATCGTGACGCCGCAGTGCCCGCCGGAACTCTGCCCAGCGCTCCTCGATGGCCCGCAGTGCATCACGGTAGGTTGGGTTCGTACGCCCCATCGCTATCGGCCTCCTGTACCGCTCCCCGTCCACGCTTCGAGCAAGGGATCCGCGGTAGCCGACACCGTCTCACCGTCAGCTGTGACGCCCGTCCCGACGCCCTCCGGAGTCGGCGTCGACGGCGCCGGCGTCGTCTGTTCCACGCCGACCTGCGTGGCGCGTGCCGCGAGCAGCTGCCGCCAGTACGCGAACGTCGTCTGGTAGTACGCGCCGTCGTCGACGGGATAGATGAGCGTCTCGAAGTCCTCACCGACGACCCGTGGGCCCATCCGCGTCTGCTCGCACTCCAGGTGGTGGTCGGCGACCGTCGCAACTGACTCGGTGAATTCGTTTCGTTCGTTTCGCGTACGAGTACGGGGATGTCATACCCCTCGGCGTAGGTCGCCAACCGGGCGAGAGTTCGAGCCTGAAGGGTTCTCGCGTGGGTTTCGCCGAGGGTATCGTCGGTGCGGTACTGGGCGTCGACGGCCGGCGCGACGATGAGGGCGGGTGTGTGGGGCGACGTGTCCTCGTCACGACTTGTTGCCCCACGACCGGCCGCCCCGGCGTCGGTGGTGGACATCTGGATCGACTTGTTCACTGCCGTCGGGAGATCACAGACGGCGCCGTAGTGCTGGTAGGCGGTGAATCCGCGGGCGACGTGAATTCGGTTGAGTAACCGTTGACTGGGCCTGGGGGAGTGACGTCGTCGTCGCGTGGCCGTTTGCGTCGACCCAGAAGGCGGGCCCGTCGTGCAGGAGGAGGTGGTCGAGCACGAGCGACTGCAGGATCGGGACGCCGCGGCCTCCCTCGACGTCGAGCAGCGTGATGCCGTCGCCGAGTGACTGCAGCAGCATCTCGTCCGTAGCCGGATCGGCCTGGTCAGCGAGGGACCGATTGCGGTCGGCTCCCCGTGTCGGCTGGTCCACCGCCAATCGGTTCGACGTTGAGTGTTCTCCCATACTCGACTAGAGGTCCACATTCCCGATAAGCCGCGGCGTGTCGCTTCCGCGTTTCAGGGAATCGATCAGAATACAACGAGTGGTGTCGCTGTTTGCGTGTTTTTTCGTGTTAGGATGAACACTTCCGAGAACAATTCCGATATGAGGTGCCTCCTCCGTTAACCAACAATTGGATGCATGTGCCCTCTGTCTGTTGGTTAATACGTAAGGAGCTCAGTAGGCCGGTGTCTCAGTTTGATTTCTGTGAGAACTCTAAGGAAACTGCGACTTGCAGTTCTCTCTTTACTTCACGTATTTGTCTATCAAGTAATCGGTAATCTGTTCTTCGCGAGCCTGAATAAACGCCTGTGCGTTCTCCGGGGTCGGCTCGATATCGGGATACTGATTGACACGTTGGATACGCTCAGCCTCGGCGTTGCCGAGGTCGTCCAACCAGTCGTGGGGCCACTGGTCGCTTTTGATCTCTTCGTTCATCTCGTGTGGCAACAGCTGTAGATTCCCGATTCGATTAAGATCAACAGTCTCGCCAATAGATTCAGATACGGATTCTGCCCTGCTTTTCGGGTAGATGTGGTCAA from Halobaculum magnesiiphilum includes these protein-coding regions:
- a CDS encoding DUF7342 family protein, with the translated sequence MSEFDPTPDSAREQPRWQEGTDTFGRVYDVVLGLSSPTAYTEVAELADCSPNAAKKHLDRLTEMGIARADHEGRPATYERNDGYLEWQEASQIAADLSIEEIIDRVEALEERRADYESQFGTTDPATVSVFDDGDHETIHDRMDAVSEWQGVIRDLRLYELARQLSQNDGHLIPA
- a CDS encoding helix-turn-helix domain-containing protein; this translates as MPGPKPDVPDQEVLRMIASAPDPVVTSSELAEALDMSQQGAYNRLSSLEENGFVRSRKVGASARVWWITDTGRSELPPLGN